The following are encoded in a window of Amycolatopsis lexingtonensis genomic DNA:
- a CDS encoding type I polyketide synthase: MHEQPNARAVAIVGVSAIMPDAPDAKKFWSNIVGGRYSISDVPPERWDPALYYDADPAVPDKTYSKIGGWVREFEWDPRAWRLPVPPKVSAAMDIAQQWGVNLARATLIDYGWPDRKLDHERTAVVIGNALAGEKHYQTALRISFPEFARELERSAAFSALPKATRAAIVDEARHGLRETIPAVTEDSMPGELANVIAGRIANLFDFRGPSYVTDAACASGLAAMAASIEGLINGEYDTVLTGGIDRNMGIAAYVKFCKIGALSATGTRPYGTGADGFVMGEGGNLFLLKRLADAERDGDRIYAVLLGMAGSSDGKGKGITAPNPVGQRLAVERAWRLAGEDPATCSLVEGHGTSTAVGDVVEVQALTEVFGSVPAGSIPLGSVKSNIGHLKGAAGTAGLFKAAMALHEKVLPATLHAEVPNPNIDFAHGPFRPNTEIREWAAPAAGIRRAGVSAFGFGGTNFHAVLEEYVPGRHRDPERKSVSFAGADLPAKSEPARGAFVAGAADERGITDRLRQVVAGEAPPAGPPSAADLAAPVRIAIDYGDAAELAAKASRALQAFEKPAMWKALRAQGIFLGRGPRGKIAFLYTGQGSQYVNMLRTLAAREPVVAETFAQADEVMTPLLGKPLTEYLFADGADAVARAEQQLLQTEITQPAVLAADLALTRLLATHNVRPDLAMGHSLGEYGALVAAGALSFADALEAVSARGNEMAHLAIEDNGAMAAVFAPLEEIERTVAGIDGYVVIANVNSTSQAVIGGATTAVEAAVAAFTAAGRTAVRLPVSHAFHTSIVAPVSEPLGRMLRRLDLKVPALPVVANVDGELYPTGPDARERMLDILERQVASPVQFVKGLETLYAEGARVFVEVGPKKALHGFVEDALGSRHDDVLALFTNHPKQGDLVSFNQALCGLYAAGFGAAEAAAPAPVEPRTDTVTPDRYTELGHLVADFFTRGQAVLGGVAAPAPAPVPAETEPVVITGAALGLPGTERVFDDANVGRILHGEQFIGAIPQALRDAMADKHITRLVKSENGSPRFTAIDSPDDVIKLAARAGALDLVDEFGVDAERDKALGECTRLAIGAGFDALRDAGIPLAQHYKTTTVGTRLADRWGLPAALRDDTGVIFASAFPGLGEFAEDVERYLADRHRRHERDTLKAIRVRAEGDVAADLDRRIGELDAAIAAEPFEFDRRFLFRVLSMGHSQFAEIIGARGPNTQVNSACASTTQAIGLAEDWIRAGRCRRVVIVAADDATSDSLLEWVGAGFLASGAAATDAAVEDAAVPFDARRHGMLLGMGAAGIVVEAASAARERGLRPICEVLAGVSANSAFHGTKLDVEHISGVMESLVSQAERRGIDRHAVASEMVFVSHETYTPARGGSAQAEIDALRAVFGPDADRVIIANTKGFTGHPMGVGIEDVVAVKALETGIVPPVPNFKEVDPSLGRLNLSGGGAYPVRYALRLAAGFGSQISMVLLRWTPVADGRHRAPAELGYGYRIADRAAWQRWLTDLGGTELEVDHRRLRIADHPAERRPAPEPEPVEIAEPEPAGDDITAQVVAVVAEKTGYPEDMLELDLDLEADLGVDTVKQAEVFAEIRERFGIERDDTLRLRDYPTLNHVIGFVRERGNVPVAEPAPVGDDTTAQVLSVVAEKTGYPEDMLELDLDLEADLGVDTVKQAEVFAEIRERFGIERDDSLRLRDYPTLNHVIGFVRERSGVVPEPVVDDVAGQVVAVVAEKTGYPEDMLELDLDLEADLGVDTVKQAEVFAEIRERFGIERDDTLRLRDYPTLNHVIGFVRERSGVPAESDVDTVEAEVLAVVAGKTGYPEDMLELDLDLEADLGVDTVKQAEVFAQIRERFGIERDDTLKLRDYPTLAHVIGFVRERASTLKTVEESTVEEAPAESGAFPRRVPVATIRPPVGFCRSTGVELGEGQRVVVACDDGGAGAALAAKLADRGVDVLLVEGHPAAENLVARVADGPVHGVYWLPALDHEGPIEAMDLDAWREANRIRVKLLYATMRKLYDSEPFLVTGTRLGGRHGYDDAGAYAPLGGAVTGFAKAYGRERPDALVKAVDFGPGATNDQIADALIEETLTDPGALEIGRADGLRWSVTVEERPMTGEGMALGPDTVFVVTGAAGSIVSAITADLAQASGGTFHLLDLTPEPAEGDADVVRFTTDHDGLKADLITRLTAKGKRPTPVKVERELARYERLAAAQAAIDAVRDAGGQVHYHSVDLTDADAVARALEGVERVDVLLHAAGLDISHALPDKKPREYDLVFGVKADGWFTVRKALGDHPPGTTVVFSSVAGRFGNLGQTDYSAANDLLCKLTSATGGLAIDWTAWAGIGMATRGSIPKMMERAGIEMLPPEIGVPWIRRELTGGAHRGEVVVAGELGALVGERDGIEPARFPAGPMAGEVERMGVHTGLVVRTTLDPGVQPFLADHRIDGTPVLPGVLGIEAFAEVAAMPLPGWRPVAVEDVEFLAPCKFYRDEPRTLTVTAVFRADGDGLVADCALTGSRQLAGQAEPQVTTHFTGRVRLARTPVGDAVTTAAPPVPDGKGVRADAIYDVFFHGPAFQVLEQAWRAEAGPVGLYASDLPADHVPAEEPELVSPRLIELVFQTAGVWDIGRHGRFGLPRHVDRIVLHDAPEPRGRLEAVVTSEADGFGGRVLDETGAVLLELSGYRTTELPGALDVERSAPMTEAMS; the protein is encoded by the coding sequence ATGCACGAGCAGCCCAACGCACGGGCCGTCGCGATCGTCGGCGTGAGCGCGATCATGCCGGACGCGCCGGACGCGAAGAAGTTCTGGAGCAACATCGTCGGCGGCCGCTACTCGATCAGCGACGTCCCGCCGGAGCGCTGGGACCCGGCGCTGTACTACGACGCCGACCCCGCGGTGCCGGACAAGACGTACTCGAAGATCGGCGGCTGGGTCCGCGAGTTCGAGTGGGACCCGCGGGCTTGGCGGCTGCCGGTGCCACCGAAGGTCTCCGCGGCGATGGACATCGCCCAGCAGTGGGGCGTGAACCTGGCACGCGCGACGCTGATCGACTACGGCTGGCCCGACCGGAAACTGGACCACGAGCGCACCGCCGTCGTGATCGGCAACGCGCTGGCGGGGGAGAAGCACTACCAGACCGCGCTGCGGATCAGCTTCCCCGAGTTCGCCCGGGAGCTGGAGCGGTCGGCGGCGTTTTCCGCACTGCCCAAGGCGACCCGCGCCGCGATCGTCGACGAGGCCCGCCACGGCCTGCGCGAAACCATCCCGGCCGTCACCGAAGACAGCATGCCCGGCGAGCTGGCCAACGTCATCGCCGGCCGGATCGCCAACCTCTTCGACTTCCGTGGCCCCAGCTACGTCACCGACGCGGCCTGCGCGTCCGGGCTCGCCGCCATGGCCGCCTCGATCGAAGGCCTGATCAACGGCGAGTACGACACGGTGCTGACCGGCGGCATCGACCGCAACATGGGCATCGCCGCGTACGTGAAGTTCTGCAAGATCGGTGCCCTCTCGGCCACCGGCACCCGGCCCTACGGCACGGGCGCGGACGGGTTCGTGATGGGCGAAGGCGGGAACCTGTTCCTGCTCAAGCGGCTCGCCGACGCCGAGCGTGACGGCGACCGGATCTACGCCGTGCTGCTGGGCATGGCGGGGTCCAGTGACGGCAAGGGCAAGGGCATCACCGCGCCCAACCCGGTCGGGCAGCGGCTCGCCGTCGAGCGGGCCTGGCGGCTGGCGGGCGAAGACCCGGCGACCTGCTCGCTGGTGGAAGGCCACGGCACGTCCACCGCGGTCGGCGACGTCGTCGAGGTGCAGGCGCTCACCGAGGTCTTCGGCTCGGTGCCGGCGGGCTCGATCCCGCTCGGCTCGGTGAAGTCCAACATCGGCCACCTCAAGGGCGCGGCCGGGACGGCGGGACTGTTCAAGGCCGCCATGGCCCTGCACGAGAAGGTGCTGCCGGCCACCTTGCACGCCGAGGTGCCCAACCCGAACATCGACTTCGCCCACGGTCCCTTCCGGCCCAACACGGAGATCCGCGAGTGGGCCGCCCCCGCGGCCGGGATCCGCCGGGCCGGGGTGAGCGCGTTCGGCTTCGGCGGGACCAACTTCCACGCCGTGCTCGAGGAGTACGTGCCCGGCCGGCACCGCGACCCGGAACGGAAGTCCGTGTCCTTCGCCGGAGCGGACCTGCCCGCGAAGTCGGAACCCGCGCGCGGCGCGTTCGTCGCGGGCGCCGCCGACGAACGCGGGATCACCGACCGGCTCCGGCAGGTGGTCGCGGGTGAGGCACCACCCGCGGGACCGCCGTCGGCGGCCGACCTCGCCGCGCCGGTGCGGATCGCGATCGACTACGGCGACGCGGCCGAACTGGCCGCGAAGGCGAGCCGCGCCCTGCAGGCGTTCGAGAAGCCGGCGATGTGGAAGGCGTTGCGGGCCCAGGGGATCTTCCTCGGACGCGGCCCGCGCGGCAAGATCGCGTTCCTCTACACGGGCCAGGGTTCCCAGTACGTCAACATGCTCCGCACGCTGGCCGCGCGGGAACCGGTGGTGGCCGAGACCTTCGCGCAGGCGGACGAAGTGATGACGCCACTGCTCGGGAAACCGCTTACCGAATACCTCTTCGCCGACGGCGCCGACGCCGTCGCCCGTGCGGAGCAGCAGTTGCTGCAGACCGAGATCACCCAGCCCGCCGTGCTGGCGGCGGACCTCGCGCTCACCCGGCTGCTGGCCACGCACAACGTCCGGCCGGACCTGGCGATGGGGCACAGTCTCGGCGAGTACGGCGCGCTGGTTGCGGCGGGCGCACTGTCCTTCGCGGACGCGCTCGAAGCGGTCAGCGCGCGCGGGAACGAGATGGCCCACCTCGCCATCGAGGACAACGGCGCGATGGCCGCGGTGTTCGCCCCGCTCGAGGAGATCGAACGGACGGTCGCCGGGATCGACGGTTACGTCGTGATCGCCAACGTCAACAGCACCAGCCAGGCGGTGATCGGCGGCGCCACGACCGCCGTCGAAGCCGCGGTGGCGGCGTTCACCGCGGCCGGGCGCACCGCCGTGCGGCTGCCGGTCAGCCACGCCTTCCACACCTCGATCGTCGCGCCGGTCAGCGAACCGCTGGGCCGGATGCTGCGGCGGCTCGACCTGAAGGTGCCGGCGCTGCCCGTCGTCGCCAACGTCGACGGCGAGCTGTACCCGACCGGGCCGGACGCGCGCGAGCGGATGCTCGACATCCTGGAGCGCCAGGTCGCCTCGCCGGTCCAGTTCGTCAAGGGCCTTGAGACGCTCTACGCCGAAGGCGCGCGGGTGTTCGTCGAAGTCGGGCCGAAGAAGGCCTTGCACGGCTTCGTCGAGGACGCGCTCGGCAGCCGGCACGACGACGTGCTGGCCCTGTTCACCAACCACCCCAAGCAGGGCGACCTGGTGTCGTTCAACCAGGCCCTGTGCGGGCTCTACGCCGCCGGGTTCGGCGCCGCCGAAGCGGCCGCGCCGGCCCCCGTCGAACCGAGGACGGACACCGTGACCCCCGACCGCTACACCGAACTGGGCCACCTGGTGGCCGACTTCTTCACCCGCGGCCAGGCCGTGCTGGGCGGCGTGGCCGCACCAGCGCCGGCGCCGGTTCCGGCGGAGACCGAGCCGGTCGTGATCACCGGCGCCGCCCTCGGCCTGCCCGGCACCGAGCGCGTCTTCGACGACGCCAACGTCGGCCGGATCCTGCACGGCGAGCAGTTCATCGGCGCGATCCCGCAGGCCTTGCGGGACGCGATGGCGGACAAGCACATCACCCGGCTGGTCAAGAGCGAAAACGGCTCGCCGCGCTTCACGGCCATCGACAGCCCGGACGACGTGATCAAGCTGGCGGCGCGGGCGGGCGCGCTCGACCTCGTCGACGAGTTCGGGGTCGACGCCGAGCGCGACAAGGCCCTCGGCGAGTGCACCCGGCTGGCGATCGGCGCGGGCTTCGACGCGCTGCGCGACGCCGGGATCCCGTTGGCGCAGCACTACAAGACCACGACGGTCGGGACGCGGCTGGCCGACCGGTGGGGCCTGCCCGCGGCGCTGCGCGACGACACCGGCGTCATCTTCGCGTCCGCGTTCCCCGGTCTCGGCGAGTTCGCCGAGGACGTCGAGCGGTACCTCGCCGACCGGCACCGGCGCCACGAGCGTGACACCTTGAAGGCGATCCGGGTCCGGGCCGAGGGCGACGTCGCCGCCGACCTCGACCGGCGGATCGGGGAGCTGGACGCCGCGATCGCGGCGGAGCCGTTCGAGTTCGACCGGCGGTTCCTGTTCCGCGTGCTGTCGATGGGGCACTCGCAGTTCGCCGAGATCATCGGCGCGCGCGGCCCGAACACCCAGGTCAACTCCGCCTGCGCGAGCACCACCCAGGCGATCGGGCTGGCCGAGGACTGGATCCGGGCCGGCCGCTGCCGCCGCGTGGTGATCGTCGCGGCCGACGACGCGACGTCCGACTCGCTGCTGGAATGGGTCGGCGCCGGCTTCCTGGCCAGCGGCGCGGCGGCCACCGACGCGGCGGTCGAGGACGCGGCCGTCCCGTTCGACGCGCGGCGCCACGGCATGCTGCTCGGCATGGGGGCGGCGGGCATCGTCGTCGAGGCCGCTTCGGCCGCGCGGGAACGCGGGCTGCGGCCGATCTGCGAAGTCCTGGCCGGCGTCAGCGCCAACAGCGCGTTCCACGGGACGAAGCTGGACGTCGAGCACATCTCCGGCGTGATGGAAAGCCTGGTGTCGCAAGCGGAGCGGCGGGGGATCGACCGGCACGCGGTCGCGTCCGAAATGGTGTTCGTCTCCCACGAGACGTACACGCCGGCCCGGGGCGGCAGCGCCCAGGCGGAGATCGACGCGCTGCGCGCGGTCTTCGGGCCGGACGCCGACCGCGTCATCATCGCCAACACCAAGGGGTTCACCGGGCACCCGATGGGTGTCGGGATCGAGGACGTCGTCGCGGTGAAGGCCCTGGAGACGGGGATCGTGCCGCCGGTGCCGAACTTCAAGGAGGTCGACCCTTCGCTGGGCCGCCTGAACCTGTCGGGCGGCGGCGCTTACCCGGTCCGCTACGCGCTGCGGCTCGCGGCGGGGTTCGGTTCGCAGATCAGCATGGTGCTGCTGCGCTGGACCCCGGTCGCCGACGGCCGCCACCGCGCGCCCGCCGAGCTGGGCTACGGGTACCGCATCGCCGACCGGGCCGCGTGGCAGCGGTGGTTGACGGACCTGGGCGGCACGGAGCTGGAGGTCGACCACCGGCGGCTGCGGATCGCCGACCACCCGGCCGAGCGGCGGCCGGCACCCGAGCCCGAGCCGGTCGAGATCGCCGAACCCGAGCCGGCTGGTGACGACATCACCGCACAGGTCGTGGCGGTGGTGGCGGAGAAGACGGGCTATCCGGAGGACATGCTCGAACTCGACCTGGATCTGGAGGCCGACTTGGGTGTGGACACGGTGAAGCAGGCGGAGGTGTTCGCGGAGATTCGGGAGCGGTTCGGGATCGAGCGCGACGACACGTTGCGGTTGCGGGATTACCCGACGTTGAACCACGTGATCGGTTTTGTGCGGGAGCGGGGGAACGTCCCGGTCGCCGAGCCTGCTCCGGTCGGTGATGACACCACCGCGCAGGTGCTGTCGGTGGTGGCGGAGAAGACGGGCTATCCGGAGGACATGCTCGAACTGGACCTGGATCTGGAGGCGGATCTGGGTGTGGACACGGTGAAGCAGGCTGAAGTGTTTGCGGAGATCCGGGAGCGGTTCGGGATCGAGCGGGATGATTCGTTGCGGCTGCGGGACTATCCGACGCTGAATCACGTGATCGGTTTCGTGCGTGAGCGTTCCGGTGTGGTGCCTGAACCGGTGGTCGACGACGTTGCCGGGCAGGTTGTGGCCGTGGTGGCGGAGAAGACGGGTTACCCGGAGGACATGCTCGAACTCGACCTGGATCTGGAGGCCGACTTGGGTGTGGACACGGTGAAGCAGGCGGAGGTGTTCGCGGAGATTCGGGAGCGGTTCGGGATCGAGCGGGACGACACGTTGCGGTTGCGGGATTACCCGACGTTGAACCACGTCATCGGCTTCGTGCGCGAGCGCTCCGGCGTCCCGGCCGAGTCCGATGTGGACACCGTGGAAGCCGAAGTCCTCGCCGTCGTCGCCGGGAAGACCGGCTACCCGGAGGACATGCTCGAACTGGACCTGGATCTGGAAGCCGACCTCGGCGTGGACACGGTCAAGCAGGCCGAGGTGTTCGCGCAGATCCGCGAGCGGTTCGGCATCGAGCGCGACGACACCCTGAAGCTCCGTGACTACCCGACGTTGGCCCACGTCATCGGCTTCGTGCGCGAGCGGGCGTCGACCCTCAAGACCGTCGAAGAGTCCACTGTGGAGGAAGCACCGGCCGAGTCCGGGGCGTTCCCGCGCCGGGTGCCGGTCGCGACCATCCGGCCGCCGGTGGGGTTCTGCCGGTCGACCGGCGTCGAACTCGGAGAGGGACAGCGGGTCGTCGTCGCGTGTGACGACGGGGGCGCGGGCGCCGCGCTCGCCGCGAAGCTCGCCGACCGTGGTGTCGACGTGCTCCTCGTCGAAGGCCACCCGGCGGCGGAGAACCTCGTCGCCCGAGTCGCCGACGGGCCCGTCCACGGCGTCTACTGGCTCCCGGCCCTCGACCACGAAGGCCCGATCGAAGCCATGGACCTCGACGCCTGGCGCGAAGCCAACCGGATCCGCGTCAAGCTGCTCTACGCCACGATGCGAAAGCTGTACGACAGCGAACCGTTCCTCGTCACCGGCACCCGCCTCGGCGGCCGCCACGGCTACGACGACGCGGGCGCGTACGCCCCGCTCGGCGGCGCCGTCACCGGGTTCGCCAAGGCCTACGGACGGGAACGTCCCGACGCGCTGGTCAAAGCGGTCGACTTCGGGCCCGGGGCGACGAACGACCAGATCGCGGACGCGCTCATCGAGGAGACCCTCACCGACCCCGGCGCCTTGGAGATCGGCCGGGCCGACGGACTGCGGTGGAGCGTCACGGTCGAGGAACGGCCGATGACCGGCGAAGGGATGGCACTGGGACCGGACACCGTCTTCGTCGTGACCGGCGCGGCGGGCAGCATCGTCTCCGCCATCACCGCCGACCTCGCGCAGGCCTCCGGCGGCACGTTCCACCTGCTCGACCTGACGCCGGAACCGGCCGAGGGCGACGCCGACGTCGTCCGGTTCACCACCGATCACGACGGCCTCAAAGCCGACCTGATCACCCGGCTCACGGCGAAGGGCAAGCGCCCCACCCCGGTGAAGGTCGAACGGGAACTGGCCCGGTACGAACGGCTCGCCGCCGCTCAGGCCGCGATCGACGCCGTGCGCGACGCGGGCGGGCAGGTCCACTACCACAGCGTCGACCTCACCGACGCCGACGCGGTCGCGCGGGCGCTCGAGGGCGTCGAGCGCGTCGACGTGCTGCTGCACGCGGCCGGGCTCGACATCAGCCACGCCCTGCCGGACAAGAAACCCCGCGAGTACGACCTCGTGTTCGGCGTCAAGGCCGACGGCTGGTTCACCGTGCGCAAGGCACTCGGCGACCACCCGCCCGGCACGACCGTCGTGTTCAGCTCGGTCGCCGGCCGCTTCGGCAACCTCGGCCAGACCGACTACAGCGCGGCCAACGACCTGCTCTGCAAGCTCACCTCGGCGACCGGTGGCCTCGCCATCGACTGGACCGCGTGGGCCGGCATCGGCATGGCGACGCGCGGGTCCATCCCGAAGATGATGGAACGCGCCGGCATCGAGATGCTCCCGCCCGAGATCGGCGTCCCGTGGATCCGCCGCGAGCTGACCGGTGGCGCGCACCGGGGCGAGGTCGTGGTCGCGGGCGAGCTGGGCGCGCTCGTCGGCGAACGCGACGGCATCGAGCCGGCGCGCTTCCCGGCCGGGCCGATGGCCGGCGAGGTCGAGCGGATGGGCGTGCACACCGGGCTCGTCGTGCGGACCACGCTCGACCCGGGCGTCCAGCCGTTCCTGGCCGACCACCGCATCGACGGCACCCCGGTGCTGCCCGGTGTGCTGGGCATCGAGGCGTTCGCGGAGGTGGCGGCCATGCCGCTGCCCGGCTGGCGCCCGGTGGCCGTTGAAGACGTCGAGTTCCTCGCCCCCTGCAAGTTCTACCGGGACGAGCCGCGGACGCTCACCGTCACCGCGGTCTTCCGCGCGGACGGCGACGGCCTCGTCGCCGACTGCGCGCTGACCGGCAGCCGTCAGCTCGCCGGCCAGGCCGAACCGCAGGTGACGACGCACTTCACCGGCCGGGTCCGGCTGGCCCGCACCCCGGTCGGCGACGCGGTCACCACGGCCGCGCCGCCGGTGCCCGACGGGAAGGGCGTGCGCGCGGACGCGATCTACGACGTCTTCTTCCACGGCCCGGCCTTCCAGGTCCTCGAACAGGCCTGGCGCGCTGAAGCCGGCCCGGTGGGGCTCTACGCGAGCGACCTGCCGGCCGACCACGTGCCGGCCGAGGAGCCGGAACTCGTGTCGCCCCGGCTGATCGAGCTGGTCTTCCAGACCGCGGGCGTGTGGGACATCGGCCGCCACGGCCGGTTCGGCCTGCCGCGGCACGTCGACCGGATCGTGCTGCACGACGCCCCCGAGCCGCGGGGACGGCTCGAAGCCGTCGTGACGTCCGAAGCGGACGGTTTCGGCGGGCGCGTGCTCGACGAGACCGGCGCGGTCCTGCTGGAGCTGAGCGGCTACCGCACGACCGAGCTGCCCGGCGCCCTCGACGTCGAGCGCAGCGCCCCGATGACGGAGGCGATGTCGTGA